TTTTTTAAAAGATATATGGCTGCTTGTGTTCTGTCTTTCACATCTAACTTCTTAAATATGCTATAAACGTGATTTTTTACTGTTTTTTCGCTTAAATATAATTTTTTCGCTATTGCTTTATTGCTGTAGCCTTTAGCAATTAATGATAGAATTTGCAGCTCCCTTTCTGTAAGGTCCTTTTTATAATCGTCATCATTTAAATTCCTTATTTCATTTACAAGTGATGGATGAATATATATTCCCCCGTTATATATTATTCTTATGGCTTTCATTAACTCATCTGAGTCGGCATCTTTTAGGATATATCCTTCAACACCGATTTTTAATGCCTCCAGTAAATATTCTCTGTCGTTATATATTGTCAAAAAAAGTATTTTATACTTTTGACTTTCATCTTTAAGCATCTTCGCAGCCTTTATCCCATTTATATGTGGCATGTTAATATCCATCAATATTATATCTGGAGGGAATTCTTTTGCTACTTTATATGCCTCTTCACCATCTGATGCTTGATATGTAACTGTCATATCATCTTCTAATTCTATTAGCTGTTTTAATCCTTGACGCAAAAGTGCATGGTCATCAGCTATCATAACGTTGATCATTACTTTTATCACCACCTAATGGTATGGATACATAGATTTGTGTGCCCTCATTAAGAGAACTATTTACTTCAAATTTTCCATTTAAAATTTGTACCCTTTCCCTCATACCTAATAATCCAAAACCATTTTCATATGTATCGCTGTTAAAGCCAACTCCATCATCTTTTATTATTATACTTATAAAACAATCTCCAAACTCTAACTTTACTATTGCATTATTTGCTTTTGAATGCTTATATATATTTGTTAATGCTTCTTGTATAACCCTGTAACATGTTATTTCAATTTCTGGATTAAGTCTTTTGTAATCTGAAAATACAGATAATTCTACATTAATCCCAGTTTCTTTAATAAAATTTGTAACATATCTTGATACAGCCGGTATTAAGCCAAGGTCATCTAGAGTTGACGGCCTTAAATCATATATTATTTTTCTAACTTCTTTTAAAGAGCCTTGTGCAATATCCTTCAAATTTTTAAGTTCTTCTTTTGACTTTTCTACGTCCTTATTTATAAGTTTTTCGCACAATTCTGCTTTTAAAAGAACATTTGCAATTGCTTGTGCTGGCCCATCATGAATTTCTCTTGCTATTCTTTTTCTTTCTTCTTCTTGTGCTTCAATGATCTGAATATTCAAAAGCTGCTTATCTTTTAGTTCTTCAAATTGCATGTGCATTTTGGTTAAATCACCTGTTAAATATTCTAATGCTACACCTATTTGTGTCGAAAGTTTTTCGGCCTTTTCAACGATTGACCTATACTCTAATAGCTTTCTTTCAAGCTCATTTCTCCTTAAAATTAGATCTTTTTCTTCGCGTCTCTTTAAAATAAGTTCTATTTGTATTTCTTTTGCTTCATCGTATGCCTCTTTAATAGCTTCTTCCGTCATACTGTTAAATTGCTTACTTACGTATGCAAGTTTAAGCTTTGAACGTTTTTCTTTTCTCTCTAAGACCTCTACATCTTTGATAGCAGCTTTTATGCGAACTTTTAAATCATTTATTTCATTTTCAAGGTCATAATATTCGTTTCTAGTCTTTTCCAATATTTCATATATCTGTTCCTTGCTGTTATCAATTACATCTATAGTTTTCTTAACAATATTATCAAGTTTTTTATCATATTCAAAATTATGAGACATATTTGCACCCCGTAGATAAAGATATTAATCTTATTCGACAAAAATCATGAAATTCCTTCATAATTTTTACTTTTACATATATAGGCATAAAAAAAGACCCTCTAAGGGTTTTGGTGGGCTTAGATGGACTTTAACCATCGACCTCAC
This portion of the Thermoanaerobacterium sp. RBIITD genome encodes:
- a CDS encoding response regulator transcription factor, whose product is MINVMIADDHALLRQGLKQLIELEDDMTVTYQASDGEEAYKVAKEFPPDIILMDINMPHINGIKAAKMLKDESQKYKILFLTIYNDREYLLEALKIGVEGYILKDADSDELMKAIRIIYNGGIYIHPSLVNEIRNLNDDDYKKDLTERELQILSLIAKGYSNKAIAKKLYLSEKTVKNHVYSIFKKLDVKDRTQAAIYLLKNKNIYNTNT
- a CDS encoding sensor histidine kinase encodes the protein MSHNFEYDKKLDNIVKKTIDVIDNSKEQIYEILEKTRNEYYDLENEINDLKVRIKAAIKDVEVLERKEKRSKLKLAYVSKQFNSMTEEAIKEAYDEAKEIQIELILKRREEKDLILRRNELERKLLEYRSIVEKAEKLSTQIGVALEYLTGDLTKMHMQFEELKDKQLLNIQIIEAQEEERKRIAREIHDGPAQAIANVLLKAELCEKLINKDVEKSKEELKNLKDIAQGSLKEVRKIIYDLRPSTLDDLGLIPAVSRYVTNFIKETGINVELSVFSDYKRLNPEIEITCYRVIQEALTNIYKHSKANNAIVKLEFGDCFISIIIKDDGVGFNSDTYENGFGLLGMRERVQILNGKFEVNSSLNEGTQIYVSIPLGGDKSNDQRYDS